The following nucleotide sequence is from Oncorhynchus kisutch isolate 150728-3 linkage group LG29, Okis_V2, whole genome shotgun sequence.
CCTGAATTCCTCTTCATGGCAGCTCTGCAGTGCTCAGTGTCATGTAGAAACCTGACTTCTACATGCTCAGAGCCAAGGCACTGAATAGTGATAGGATACTAATTTGCAATGTATACCTTTATGAAGGTATCAAACTTGTGATATGGATACTTTAAATTCACTATAGATACATCATTTAATTGGCAGTAGCACATACTGACAGCAAGGTATATTTTAGGTACACGATTGAGTGTAGATTTGCATTATACAGTGATGTAATGGTAAAAACGATAGGTGGGTAAACTGATTGCGGTGTAAAAAGTAACACTCCCTATACTTTCATGTAAACTGCATTTACCCTCCACTATACCACTGTGCCTGTATGGCAACATCGGAAGTTAACACATTACAGATCATTGAGTTCACCTGACCTTATCTGATATCCACATGTAGAATCACTCATGTAGCAGTTGCTCAGCAATTTGAAGTTTAGTGGCTCCCAAAACCATATGAACTTCCTGTAGTTAGATACACAGTGAGATAAAAGTAGAGAGAAACGTAATGACAGATGCGTTTTTCTGTTATGAAACAGGAGTGCGCTATTTGAAAGATGGAGTGTTATATTTCCCCTATGTTGAACCACATTGCTCAACATGATAATGGTTTTATGACTCCATGACCGGAGATGGAATTTCATACTCATTCGTTTTCAGGTACCGGTATTGTATGATATAAAATGTCCTTACTAAACATGAATTCATGCTAATAAAGCATACGTTACAATGTATTAAATCGATGTAAACATTTATTAGTTTTATGGTTAAACATGAAAAGATTCCTGTTAAGTAATGTTTTCCATGTATTGTTTCACTGAAACAAAATACCAAAATCAAGCACTGTTCTGGGTATATTAGTCAGCAACTAGGTCAGCATTTCCCAAACTTTTTACCTTCAAATAAACAAAGCTTGATGATGGTTTGATCATTTGAATACAATGTGTGTAAGGCAACAAAAATTAatatgcaccccttggggtccctaggactgagtttgggaaacgatGAACTAGGTAATGTGTCAGTCTTAGTCCCAGCTTTGTACCGACAGGTTTGTCTTCAGATCTCACATACTGTGATGCCACTGAGGTTTTGCAGTGTTCTGTTGGTCCACACTCAGGAAGGAGTTAGGCCCGAACCAAGTCCAAGCACAGAGGTGGGTCCAGTGTAGGTCAGTATCCCTCATCAGCCCAGGTGATCTCGTATTTAGGATAGCGCACCTTCAGTTTCTCTGTGGAAACAGCGTGATTTGCTTTGCCAAAGCCCTGCAAAGAACAAGAAAGCAATTCAAATGATAACTTGGCTGCTAGGAAATAACGAACCTCAAGAGATGTAATATCAGCCATGCAATATCAGAAAACCCAAATCAATAGACGTACGAGTTCCACTGAAATAACAACGCTATTCTGCATTCTCTTACCATGGAGTAGCCATAGACGTGGATCTTCTTTGACTGGCAGTCGTGCTTAATCCTTCCTCCTCCAATACATTCACAGTCCAGGTGCCCTCCTTTCTCAAGCTCCTCTGCTACCTTGTCATAGATATCCGCTGCAGGGACAAAAACACAAAATCATTCATGTACTCAAGGTTTCAGAACCAATCTCTTTGAAATACTCAAAATACACAATATTTCAAAAGCACTGATGTGCAGAATAACCCAGTGAAAGTCTGTTGTTTTTTGTATGAGGAATGTACACTATATCTACAAAagtacaccccttcaaatgagtgaatttggctatttcggccacacccgttgctgacaggtgtataaaattgagcacagagCCATGCAAACTCCAGAGGAAAACATtggaagtagaatggccttattgaagagctcagtgacattcaatgtggcaccgtcatagaatgccagctttccaacaagtaatgttgtcacatttctgccctgccagagctgccccagtcaactggaAGTTACGTTATTGTGGAAGCGCAAAAACGTCTCATTACTcaaaaataaaaattgtaaagtatagtacagataccaaaaataactaagtagtacttcaaagtatttttacaccactgcccaggagagtggaggcaattatgtattgttgtctcttccttcttccctttgtattgttgtctctaccttcttccctttgttgttgttgtctcttccttcttccctttgtattgttgtctctaccttcttccctttgtattgttgtctctaccttcttccctttgttgttgttgtctctaccttcttccctttgtattgttgtctctaccttcttcactttgttgttgttgtctctaccttcttccctttgtattgttgtctcttccttcttccctttgtattgttgtctctaccttcttccctttgtattgttgtctcttccttcttccctttgtattgttgtctcttccttcttccctttgtattgttgtctcttccttcttccctttgtattgttgtctctaccttcttccctttgtattgttgtctcttccttcttccctttgtattgttgtctctaccttcttccctttgttgttgttgtctcttccttcttccctttgtattgttgtctctaccttcttccctttgtattgttgtctctaccttcttccctttgtattgttgtctcttccttcttccctttgtattgttgtctcttccttcttccctttgtattgttgtctcttccttcttccctttgtattgttgtctctaccttcttccctttgtattgttgtctctaccttcttccctttgtattgttgtctcttccttcttccctttgtattgttgtctcttccttcttccctttgtattgttgtctcttccttcttccctttgtattgttgtctctaccttcttccctttgtattgttgtctcttccttcttccctttgtattgttgtctctaccttcttccctttgttgttgttgtctctaccttcttccctttgtattgttgtctcttccttcttccctttgtattgttgtctcttccttcttccctatgtattgttgtctcttccttcttccctttgttgttgtctcttccttcttccctttgtattgttgtctctaccttcttccctttgtattgttgtctctaccttcttccctttgttgttgttgtctctaccttcttccctttgtattgttgtctcttccttcttccctttgtattgttgtctctaccttcttccctttgtattgttgtctctaccttcttccctttgtattgttgtctcttccttcttccctttgtattgttgtctcttccttcttccctttgtattgttgtctcttccttcttccctttgtattgttgtctcttccttcttccctttgtattgttgtctctaccttcttccctttgtattgttgtctcttccttcttccctttgtattgttgtctctaccttcttccctttgttgttgttgtctctaccttcttccctttgtattgttgtctctaccttcttccctttgttgttgttgtctctaccttcttccctttgtattgttgtctcttccttcttccctttgtattgttgtctctaccttcttccctttgttgttgttgtctctaccttcttccctttgtattgttgtctcttccttcttccctttgtattgttgtctcttccttcttccctttgtattgttgtctctaccttcttccctttgtattgttgtctcttccttcttccctttgtattgttgtctctaccttcttccctttgttgttgtcgtctctaccttcttccctttgtattgttgtctctaccttcttccctttgttgttgttgtctctactttcttccctttgtattgttgtctctaccttcttccctttgtattgttgtctcttccttcttccctttgtattgttgtctctaccttcttccctttgtattgttgtctctaccttcttccctttgtattgttgtctcttccttcttccctttgtattgttgtctctaccttcttccctttgtattgttgtctcttccttcttccctttgtattgttgtctctaccttcttccctttgtattgttgtctcttccttcttccctttgtattgttgtctctaccttcttccctttgtattgttgtctcttccttcttccctttgtattgttgtctctaccttcttccctttgtattgtctctaccttcttccctttgttgttgttgtctcttccttcttccctatgtattgttgtctcttccttcttccctttgtattgttgtctctaccttcttccctttgtattgttgtctcttccttcttccctttgtattgttgtctctaccttcttccctttgttgttgttgtctctaccttcttccctttgttgttgtctctaccttcttccctttgtattgttgtctctaccttcttccctttgttgttgttgtctctaccttcttccctttgttgttgtctctaccttcttccctttgtattgttgtctcttccttcttccctttgttgttgtctgtgcccaataatgtttgtaccatgttgtgttgctaccatgctgcgttgtcatgtgttgctgccttaggtctctctttatgtagtgttgtctctcgtcgtgatgtgttttgtcattacacacacagttgaagtcggaagcttacatacacctttgccaaatacatttaaactcagttattcacaattcctgacaattcctaactgtcttaggtcagttaggatcaccactttattttaagaatgtgaaatgtcagaataatagcagagagaataatttatttcagccatcacaatcccagtgggtcagaagtttacatacactcaattagtattggttagcattgcctttaaaattgattaacttgggtcaaacgtttcaggtagccttccacaagcttcctaaaataagttgggtgaattttgacccattcctcctgacagagatggtgtaactgagtcaggttcgtaggcctccttgcttgcacacgctttttcagttctgcccacaaatgttatataggattgaggttagtgctttgtgatggccactccaataccttgactttgttgtccttaagccattttgccacaactttggaagtatgcttggggtcattgtccatttgaaagacccatttacaaccaagctttaacttcctgactgatgtcttggaatgttgcttcaatatatccacatcatttccttCCTTtagaagccatctattttgtgcagtGCACccgtccctcctgtagcaaagcattcccacaacatgatgctgccactcccatgcttcacggttaggatggtgttctttgacttgcaagcctccccctttttcctccaaacataacgatggtcattatggccaaacagttctattattgtttcatctggccagagaacatttctccaaaaagttcaatctttgtccccatgtgcagttgcaaaccgtagtctggattttttatggcggttttggagcagtggcttcttccttgctgagtggcctttcaggttatgtcgatataggactcgttttactgtggatagatacttttgtaccggtctCTTCCAGCAttatcacaaggtcctttgctgttgttctgggattgatttgcacttttcgcaccaaagtacattaatctctaggagacagaacaagtcttctttctgagcggtatgacggctgcatggtcccatggtgtttatacttgcgtactattgtttgtatagatgaacgtggtaccttcaggtgtttggaaattgctgaccaaagatgaaccagacttgtggaggtctacaactctttttcttggctgatttctttgattttcccatgatgtcaagcaaagaggcactgagttttaaggtaggccttgaagtacattcacacctccaattgactcaaatgatggcttttagaagcttctgatatgatAATtgacatgacataattttctggaattttccaaactgtttttggcagtcaatttagtgtatgtaaacttctgacccagtggaattgtgatacagtgaattattagtaaaataatctgtctgtaaacaattgttggaaaaatgacttgtgtcatgcacgaagtagatgtcctaaccgacttaccaaaatcatagtttgttaattaacaagaaatttgtggagtggttgaaaaacgagttttaatgactccaactgaaGTCTAGggaaacttccgacttaaactgtacacacacacacacacacatacgacaAAACaccactacatgaagagagacctaagacaacaatatAGCAAGGTAGGGCTGGACTGTCTGACCTCTCTGACATTTTCAGTGACATACGCCCCACCTACTGGCTCGCAAGCGTCACTGTCGGCACAGTACGAGTCTTAGTCTGTAGCTAGTAGATCAGTGACATATACATGAATTATACTAAAACTGAAAGACAAAAAGCATCCTCATTCATGGTCCTCTTACCATGATATTCGGCCCAGGCATATCCACGTACAATATCTACGCTCGAATCGTCGCCGTCTTCTTTACTGTGTACTCGAATGAGAACGTATTTGAACACACCCGTCGGGTCGATTTCTGCCTCTGGAATGTTCGCCATTAGGGAAGCAGCCTTCGTTTGAGTACACATTTTTCCTTAAAATACTTCCACGAAATGCAACGTACTTAGCTAGTTCGCACAGCTGATAATGATTGAATTTGAAATAGTAGACAATTCTTCCTGCGATGATCAATGTGGAAAGAAAGACCAGAAGCACACTTCCGGAAATACAGAAAGATGCTATTATGGTACTTGTAGTTTTAGTCAGTTGTAGTCAATATACAAACACCACTCATGTACAAAACAAAACAGTTTATTTTTTGTTATCAAAATACAAAATGAATATAAATCACAAACAAATGGCACTTAAATGTTGGGTAAATGTGTTGTGAGAGTGATGTTGAACATTAATTATAGCCTACATTgcgtgctgtacagaaaaccccCTATTTGTTAAAGCGAGGATATTTAAAATGTATTGACAGCCTGGGAGTACTCACTTTTTATCTCTGTGTAAAGAGAGACAATATAATTAATACTTTATCCAACATTATATCTACACACTCCAGGATAGTAACACCAGAATAAGGGATTCCCTTATGATGATTAGCTGGCAATGTCACTGCTTCCTTTCTTCTTCCCGCGGCAGGCTTGCAGGGAGACGTACATCAGGGCGGTGGTGAGGAGTAGGGCGAAGAGGAAGAGCAGGGCCGCCCAGGCTCCAGGTTTCAGAGCCTTCCTCAGGCCTATGCTCTCCCCCGGTAGCAGACTGCTCAAACTGAGCATGTagcccagggcccagcccacagAGGTATCCCCTGCCTAGTGACATTTCAAACAAACACCTCAGGTTAGCCTGGGTACACTCAGAGCATTCTGATAGGCACTTGGTGCACTAGGGGTTAAAGCTGAAATGGAGAGGCTGTAGCCTAAAAATAAGTAAATTACAAACACTAACAAGACTTTGTGTAATGTCAATGATAATATTGGTATCTGGAGTAAAATAAGGAGATCGAGAAATAAATCATATTCACATCAAGCAAGCGTACCTTTTTCTGGAAAGAAATGCGGGGGAATGAGATCTCGTCAAAGCCATAGCCTCTCGTGAAGAGCACCTTGGTGAAGACAGAAGCAGCACAGAAGTCCTGCAGACGAGGCTCCTGGTCTGGGGCCAGCACCAACATCTGAAACAGGATACAAAAATGTGTACTGCATAGCCATGAAATCCATCCAGAAATCCATGAAAACACATGCAAACACTGACAGGGTCTCTCACATGCATGCAGGCTCTCTCCCCTTCACACacatgttctctctcactctcttacacacacacacacacacacacacacacacacacacacacacacacacacacacacacacacacacacacacacacacacacacacacacacacacacacacacaaacacacacaaacacaaagagaGGGCTGCTGACCTCATTGATGCTCATGTTACAGACAGCACGGGCTGCCTCTTCCAGTTGGGCAGGGGTGGCAACAAGGAttcctgtagtagtctgtagGAACTGGTGAATGTAGAAGAAGGCTGAGAACGCCTAATGGacaaatggagagaaagagagaaaaaaaggatgAGTTATGATTAGGGTCAGAGctgtagttagggttaggtttgtgtTTTGAGGGTTgggtttatggttagggttgaaccacGATGTGGACATGAAACTAGGTTTAGGGTTGTAGttgaggatagggttagggttgattcAACCACTGTATGGGGCCCCTCCTAATGCCTCTCACCATGAAGCTGCCACTGACATTGGGCTGGAACACCTTGTCAAAGGAGCACTGGGAGAAGGGGCAGCTGTGGAAGGAGAAGATCTCAGTCATGTTGCCCAGGCAGTGATCATAGTCGCCACTGCCCTCCACAGATAGGGCTGCCTGTGGATTGTAGCCAGAGTTGGGTGTCAGGCCCACCGTGCAGGGAGAGTCAAACAATGCCCCCATCTTCATGGTGACGTTGTAGCCTGCAGGGAAGCACGGGTGGGACATTTTCCCTGtgtgaccctgaccctgagagagagacagagagagagatagagacagaaagagagacacacacacagagatgacagagagagacagagagagcgagacagacagagagacagagacagagagagagagagagagagacagagagagagagagagagacacacacacagagagagagatgacagagagagagagagcgagacagacagagacagagagagagagagagagagagagagagagagagagagagagagagagagagagagaaatttatTACAGTAACTTGACACTTTCCTATAACAAGTAGAGACCAAGCTACAGTCATAAATGGAGTACTATGGTACTGAGGACCAAGATCTATTGTTGGAATTAATGCCTGGGATGACTTtcaaatacacatggttatcTTAATCTGTtatagatacaacacatagaaacaATCTGGGGGTGATATATTAGTGGGTGGGTTTCCAATGATTTATAACAAAGTCTAGATTTCTTGTAACGTGACATGACTGGGAAAGACTCCGGGCCCTTGCTGGAGTGCATAaaggtaaatacacacactatgGAGACGGAAGGTACAGAGAGTTGCACGGTACTGCAATGTCCTTTTTCGTCACTGTAATACAGTCCGGGATTCGGCGCAATTTTGTACAACCTAAAAACTGAAAAGCGCCTTATCATTCCTTTTGCAGACATGGGTGCAGTGTTGTCGCTTGGTTCCTTGATCTGATATATAGACTATATTAAAAATCCGTCTAGACCTTCATTACCTTCTCTCTCTAGTCAGAATGCGACTATGCCATAATCAGGACAGAAAATGGACCTCAACCCAGGGGTGGGAGATGGCAGTGTACTCCTAATTATCCCATCTGACACATCGAGAATATTGAAATACTGCTAGTTTTTTGTCAGCATGCTATTGCAGCCAATTGGATTCCATGAAAATGCGAATCCTAGCATTGGGGCGAGATTGCTCGTTTTTTGGAAGCATGCGGTCATTAAAAACAAGCAGAATTTCAATCTTctagataatttcacttataattcacgtattcatgtatcacaattccagtgggtcagaagtttacatacacgaagttgactgtgcctttaaacagcttgggaaattccagaaaattatgtcatggctttagaagcttcgaataggctaattgacatcatttgagtcaattggaggtgtacctgtggatgtgtttcaaggccgaccttcagtatatacatatgaaatgggtaaaacagtatgtaaacattattgaagtgaccattgttccatgtctatgtacacagggcagcagcctctaaggtgcagggatgagtaaccaggtggtagccagctagtgacttagttcagggcagggtaatgggtggaggccggctagggatggctaacagtctgatggccttgagatagatgctgtttttcattctctcggttccaactttgatgcacctgtactgacctcgccttctggatgatggcagggtgaacaggctgtgaaATGGAGTGAAGCTTACAGTAAGTAGCCTTTAGGGGGTTCTGATGTTGTTGTGGCCAAACAGAGTGTTTCCTACCGTCACCAAGTGAGCCAGTAGGCGTTTGAAGACCTGGTCTCGTCCGTAGCACAGGAAGCTGTGTGTGTACAGGGAGTAGTCATAGCCATACAAACGTAGATTCATCCTGTCCCTCTTGTCCTCCACCTCGTCCTTGGTCACAAAGGTGATCTGGGTGGAAGCCCCACCAAAGTCCAGCGCCCCCACAGTCTGTCTGCCTGGGCTCAGCCAATGGCCCACAAAGCCATACTGCAGCGGGCACATAGGGACAAACATAGTAATATGAGAGGTGTGTGGGTAGCTTGTCTAGTCAGCTGTGCTGTAATGGTCACTAGAGGTCCTCAGGTAGCCATCTACTCAACCAATTAATCCTAACACAAGAATCAGCCTTAGTGGTAATCAGTCATTTGGTAGCTATAATCAATTTCCTTTCAATCTTCAAAGAATGTCTACAGAAGCTTGAAATGAAACTAACACAGGGTCCTTAAGTTTTTAACTGCTTATGGTTGCATTGAAAGAAAAGCATAAGGCAGGGATCGATTTCGAATCACCATAGCAATGTTTATGCAGGATCTTTATTTACAAACAACTGTATAAATAAACACTTATTTGGGGTACCATAAATAAATATAGAATGGTGAAAGATGAGCCATGGTACCTTGATGAAGTTCTCCAAGAGATAGTTGACAGTGACCCAGCCGTACGCTCCCTCCTCCTGGCCACTTAAGATGGCTGCCCCCTGGTAGTTAAAAGGATAGGACTGGATTGTTCGACCCACTTCTTTTAAGACCTGAGCTGACTGGACAGGGCTGGAGATACTGTTGAGAAAGGGAAATGTACCACTTCAGATACTTTAGATGCGCAAAGAGAAGGTACAGGCACGAATCAACATGGGGGTATTGACTGAACAACATTACTCAGCTTGACAACAATAACCAGTGtcgtaaagtacttaagtagaaaTAAAATACTCGTTACATTtgaaatgcttagcaggacaggaaaatggtccaattcatgcacttatcaagggAATAcgtggttatccctactgcctctggtggACTCACCAAACACAAATGCATCGTTtgaaaatgatgtctgagtgttggagtgtgcccctggctagccgtaaatttaaaaaatgttgccgtctgctttgcttaatataagaaatttgaaaagatttatactttaacttttgatacttaagtatatttagaaccaaatacttttagacttttaatcATGCTATATTTTACTctgtaactttcacttttacttcagtaaCTTTGTATGAAGGTGTCTATACTTTAACTCAAGtgtgacagttgggtactttttccaccactgacaatAACCCATTAACGAGACACACGCACATCTCTCAATCTTGTTGTTGACTCATCTCAGAACCCCAACCTGACTCACATTTTACCCTGCAATAACACAAAGAGAAAGACAAGGCGACAATtccata
It contains:
- the phpt1 gene encoding 14 kDa phosphohistidine phosphatase; translation: MCTQTKAASLMANIPEAEIDPTGVFKYVLIRVHSKEDGDDSSVDIVRGYAWAEYHADIYDKVAEELEKGGHLDCECIGGGRIKHDCQSKKIHVYGYSMGFGKANHAVSTEKLKVRYPKYEITWADEGY
- the LOC109874180 gene encoding ectonucleoside triphosphate diphosphohydrolase 2 isoform X2 — translated: MWHSFAVWTRRSALTEAGRDCYARTGPPYGIVLDAGSSHTAMYIYKWPADKQNGTGVVTQHTECHPKGGGISSYAGQQREAGRSLQSCLDQATRDIPRARHHLTPVYLGATAGMRLLNISSPVQSAQVLKEVGRTIQSYPFNYQGAAILSGQEEGAYGWVTVNYLLENFIKYGFVGHWLSPGRQTVGALDFGGASTQITFVTKDEVEDKRDRMNLRLYGYDYSLYTHSFLCYGRDQVFKRLLAHLVTGQGHTGKMSHPCFPAGYNVTMKMGALFDSPCTVGLTPNSGYNPQAALSVEGSGDYDHCLGNMTEIFSFHSCPFSQCSFDKVFQPNVSGSFMAFSAFFYIHQFLQTTTGILVATPAQLEEAARAVCNMSINEMLVLAPDQEPRLQDFCAASVFTKVLFTRGYGFDEISFPRISFQKKAGDTSVGWALGYMLSLSSLLPGESIGLRKALKPGAWAALLFLFALLLTTALMYVSLQACRGKKKGSSDIAS
- the LOC109874180 gene encoding ectonucleoside triphosphate diphosphohydrolase 2 isoform X1, producing the protein MWHSFAVWTRRSALTEAGRDCYARTGPPVSALGPGCSLRRYGIVLDAGSSHTAMYIYKWPADKQNGTGVVTQHTECHPKGGGISSYAGQQREAGRSLQSCLDQATRDIPRARHHLTPVYLGATAGMRLLNISSPVQSAQVLKEVGRTIQSYPFNYQGAAILSGQEEGAYGWVTVNYLLENFIKYGFVGHWLSPGRQTVGALDFGGASTQITFVTKDEVEDKRDRMNLRLYGYDYSLYTHSFLCYGRDQVFKRLLAHLVTGQGHTGKMSHPCFPAGYNVTMKMGALFDSPCTVGLTPNSGYNPQAALSVEGSGDYDHCLGNMTEIFSFHSCPFSQCSFDKVFQPNVSGSFMAFSAFFYIHQFLQTTTGILVATPAQLEEAARAVCNMSINEMLVLAPDQEPRLQDFCAASVFTKVLFTRGYGFDEISFPRISFQKKAGDTSVGWALGYMLSLSSLLPGESIGLRKALKPGAWAALLFLFALLLTTALMYVSLQACRGKKKGSSDIAS
- the LOC109874180 gene encoding ectonucleoside triphosphate diphosphohydrolase 2 isoform X4 codes for the protein MYIYKWPADKQNGTGVVTQHTECHPKGGGISSYAGQQREAGRSLQSCLDQATRDIPRARHHLTPVYLGATAGMRLLNISSPVQSAQVLKEVGRTIQSYPFNYQGAAILSGQEEGAYGWVTVNYLLENFIKYGFVGHWLSPGRQTVGALDFGGASTQITFVTKDEVEDKRDRMNLRLYGYDYSLYTHSFLCYGRDQVFKRLLAHLVTGQGHTGKMSHPCFPAGYNVTMKMGALFDSPCTVGLTPNSGYNPQAALSVEGSGDYDHCLGNMTEIFSFHSCPFSQCSFDKVFQPNVSGSFMAFSAFFYIHQFLQTTTGILVATPAQLEEAARAVCNMSINEMLVLAPDQEPRLQDFCAASVFTKVLFTRGYGFDEISFPRISFQKKAGDTSVGWALGYMLSLSSLLPGESIGLRKALKPGAWAALLFLFALLLTTALMYVSLQACRGKKKGSSDIAS
- the LOC109874180 gene encoding ectonucleoside triphosphate diphosphohydrolase 2 isoform X3, which gives rise to MLCMKPNPLCSYLKLLSKLPAFTAKSGSARTVDFICKKSTAQFLTMAKRRCHIFASVALLLFGIVAILLLTIPTDDLTETPEFMYGIVLDAGSSHTAMYIYKWPADKQNGTGVVTQHTECHPKGGGISSYAGQQREAGRSLQSCLDQATRDIPRARHHLTPVYLGATAGMRLLNISSPVQSAQVLKEVGRTIQSYPFNYQGAAILSGQEEGAYGWVTVNYLLENFIKYGFVGHWLSPGRQTVGALDFGGASTQITFVTKDEVEDKRDRMNLRLYGYDYSLYTHSFLCYGRDQVFKRLLAHLVTGQGHTGKMSHPCFPAGYNVTMKMGALFDSPCTVGLTPNSGYNPQAALSVEGSGDYDHCLGNMTEIFSFHSCPFSQCSFDKVFQPNVSGSFMAFSAFFYIHQFLQTTTGILVATPAQLEEAARAVCNMSINEMLVLAPDQEPRLQDFCAASVFTKVLFTRGYGFDEISFPRISFQKKAGDTSVGWALGYMLSLSSLLPGESIGLRKALKPGAWAALLFLFALLLTTALMYVSLQACRGKKKGSSDIAS